In bacterium (Candidatus Blackallbacteria) CG13_big_fil_rev_8_21_14_2_50_49_14, one genomic interval encodes:
- a CDS encoding DNA-binding response regulator translates to MFVRPKILIVEDEPDILNLLEKILQEENYDVLKAMTAEAGLEIIEGTLPTAIVADINLPGMSGLDFCKRVKSTHPEIPVLFLSGLSDEFDKVLGLELGAEDYITKPFNVREFKARIKVILRRVFNPPAKNAGGLGSSPDPNANVFIDVLKRQVFIEQIEVTLTKKEFDILMLLASRPGQVFTREHILDVIWHDDANVSDRTVDVHIGRLREKITVHPDKPPHVETVRGVGYRCNPHIQVQVVQ, encoded by the coding sequence GTGTTTGTAAGACCAAAAATTTTAATCGTTGAAGATGAACCAGATATTCTGAATCTTCTGGAAAAAATACTTCAAGAAGAAAATTATGATGTATTAAAGGCCATGACTGCAGAAGCTGGCTTAGAAATTATAGAAGGAACTTTGCCTACTGCGATTGTTGCAGACATCAATTTGCCTGGCATGAGCGGTCTGGATTTTTGCAAACGGGTCAAGAGTACCCATCCTGAAATACCCGTACTCTTTCTTTCTGGTTTGAGTGACGAGTTTGACAAGGTTTTGGGACTGGAGTTGGGTGCCGAAGATTATATTACCAAGCCCTTCAATGTACGTGAGTTTAAAGCCCGAATCAAAGTCATTTTACGCCGCGTCTTTAATCCCCCCGCAAAGAATGCAGGAGGTTTAGGCTCGTCACCCGATCCCAATGCAAATGTCTTCATTGATGTCTTAAAGCGTCAGGTCTTTATTGAGCAGATTGAAGTGACGCTTACCAAAAAAGAATTCGATATTCTGATGTTACTGGCTTCACGGCCAGGCCAGGTCTTCACCCGTGAACATATTTTGGATGTGATCTGGCATGATGACGCCAATGTCAGCGATCGAACGGTCGATGTTCACATTGGCAGATTGCGTGAAAAAATCACTGTCCACCCTGATAAACCCCCCCATGTAGAAACGGTAAGAGGTGTTGGCTATCGTTGTAACCCCCATATTCAGGTACAAGTTGTCCAATAG
- the gatA gene encoding Asp-tRNA(Asn)/Glu-tRNA(Gln) amidotransferase GatCAB subunit A (allows the formation of correctly charged Asn-tRNA(Asn) or Gln-tRNA(Gln) through the transamidation of misacylated Asp-tRNA(Asn) or Glu-tRNA(Gln) in organisms which lack either or both of asparaginyl-tRNA or glutaminyl-tRNA synthetases; reaction takes place in the presence of glutamine and ATP through an activated phospho-Asp-tRNA(Asn) or phospho-Glu-tRNA), with the protein MGMHYTPAHEWSRMLKAREISASEILKVYARRSDAVSLKTGGYLNRFDTPVRKPAGQSDFADIPIVLKDNICLADHPTTCGSKILEHFVPPYQATVSEKLLQAGLPILGKANLDEFGMGSSNENSAFGPTRNPWDLERVPGGSSGGSAALVAAGETPWALGSDTGGSIRMPASFCGITGMKPTYGRVSRYGLVAYASSLDQIGPLSLTVRDNASLLNLIAGHDPAESTSLNAPPEDFGRLLGQDIKGMKIGVPLEMLAEGVAPEVRSAFENALKHYERLGASIDEVSLPRLKYALAAYYLIATSEASSNLARFDGVRYGHRSSQAASLEEMYTQSRNEGFGPEVKLRIMLGNYALSSGYYDAYYKKAQQVRTLLIEDFQKVFSQYDFLLSPTVPMTAFKLGEKLNDPLSMYLTDILTVPVNLVGIPALSLPCGFDAQGMPIGLQIMAKPLDEARIYQLAEAYQASTEWHMRHPELSS; encoded by the coding sequence ATGGGCATGCATTATACCCCTGCACATGAATGGAGCAGGATGCTCAAAGCGCGTGAAATATCCGCTTCAGAAATTTTGAAAGTGTATGCTCGCCGTTCAGATGCGGTGAGTTTGAAAACAGGCGGTTATCTCAACCGTTTTGACACCCCTGTGCGCAAGCCGGCCGGGCAATCAGATTTCGCTGATATTCCGATAGTTCTGAAAGACAATATTTGCCTTGCAGATCATCCCACCACCTGCGGATCAAAAATTCTTGAGCATTTTGTGCCACCCTACCAAGCCACAGTAAGTGAAAAATTACTCCAAGCGGGTTTGCCAATTCTGGGAAAAGCCAATCTTGATGAATTTGGCATGGGCTCTTCAAATGAAAATTCTGCTTTTGGGCCTACACGTAATCCTTGGGATCTTGAGCGGGTGCCAGGTGGCAGCAGCGGCGGTTCTGCCGCTTTGGTCGCAGCTGGAGAAACGCCTTGGGCGCTGGGTTCTGATACAGGCGGGTCAATACGGATGCCCGCATCCTTTTGTGGTATTACCGGCATGAAGCCTACCTATGGAAGAGTCTCCCGCTATGGCTTGGTGGCTTATGCTTCTTCGCTTGACCAAATTGGCCCTTTGAGTTTGACGGTGCGTGACAATGCCAGTCTGCTCAATCTGATTGCAGGACATGACCCAGCTGAGTCTACTTCTTTAAATGCGCCCCCAGAAGATTTTGGCCGTTTGCTCGGACAGGATATAAAAGGCATGAAAATTGGCGTTCCGCTTGAAATGCTGGCTGAGGGTGTGGCACCGGAGGTGCGCTCCGCTTTTGAGAATGCGTTGAAGCATTATGAACGTCTTGGGGCAAGCATTGATGAAGTCAGTTTACCGCGTCTGAAGTATGCGCTGGCTGCCTATTATTTGATTGCAACTTCAGAGGCCAGTTCAAATCTGGCGCGCTTTGACGGGGTGCGCTATGGGCACCGTTCTTCCCAAGCAGCATCGCTGGAAGAAATGTATACCCAATCCCGCAATGAAGGGTTTGGGCCCGAGGTGAAATTGAGAATCATGTTGGGCAACTATGCCTTGTCCTCGGGCTATTACGATGCCTATTATAAAAAAGCCCAACAGGTGCGTACGCTTTTGATTGAAGATTTTCAGAAGGTCTTTTCTCAATATGATTTTCTGCTTTCTCCAACTGTGCCGATGACAGCCTTTAAATTGGGGGAAAAACTCAATGACCCCTTGAGCATGTATTTAACCGATATTTTAACGGTTCCAGTGAATTTGGTGGGTATTCCTGCCCTCTCTTTGCCCTGTGGTTTTGACGCACAGGGAATGCCCATCGGCTTACAAATTATGGCAAAACCCCTGGATGAAGCCCGGATTTACCAATTGGCAGAGGCCTATCAAGCCAGTACAGAATGGCATATGCGCCATCCGGAGCTTTCATCATGA
- a CDS encoding 23S rRNA (uracil(1939)-C(5))-methyltransferase RlmD — protein sequence MSRLRPLQPGDLLEIEIEKMVPGGEGLGKVIGYPIFVPGGLPGDRGPVEIISVKKDYARGLQKALWQESPQRVEAPCPIAKECGGCQWQELDYSAQLEYKAALLSETLMRLGKFAETDLSTWIKPVMGMALPWHYRNKAQFPLQNLAGKVRGGFYAPRSHELVPVDSCLLHPEGINQTLNFTEELLNQLKIQAYEPSTGQGFIRHLVIRQSKKTGEILLGLVCGQWETPGLNTLVESLTQKLPHLVGIVQNLNQDPGNRILGKEQRILWGNETLNEVLGDFKFQISLPSFFQVNPEQTEVLYNTVKKMADLKGSETLLDAFAGAGTIGLWLSQNCKQVICIESLPEAIADGKRNAALNEVSNLEFISGKVENLIAQILKKQPLDLVILDPPRKGCAPEVLHALMETEISRLIYVSCNPATLARDLEMLSSNYQITEIQPVDMFPHTHHLETVVHLIRKQDVQPEAAEQN from the coding sequence ATGTCCCGCCTCCGTCCTCTGCAACCCGGAGACCTGCTTGAAATCGAAATTGAAAAAATGGTTCCCGGTGGAGAAGGTCTTGGCAAAGTAATCGGCTATCCCATTTTTGTACCGGGGGGCCTGCCTGGAGATCGGGGACCTGTTGAAATTATCTCCGTCAAGAAAGACTATGCCCGTGGGCTGCAGAAAGCCCTGTGGCAGGAAAGTCCCCAACGTGTAGAGGCGCCTTGCCCAATTGCCAAGGAATGTGGCGGCTGCCAATGGCAGGAATTGGATTATTCTGCGCAACTTGAATACAAGGCAGCCTTGCTTTCAGAAACACTCATGCGCTTGGGGAAGTTTGCAGAAACAGATCTCAGCACCTGGATAAAACCAGTTATGGGCATGGCTTTGCCCTGGCATTATAGAAACAAAGCACAATTTCCACTGCAAAATCTCGCGGGCAAAGTGCGGGGGGGATTTTATGCTCCTCGCAGCCATGAATTGGTGCCTGTAGACTCCTGCTTATTGCATCCTGAAGGCATTAATCAAACCCTGAACTTCACTGAGGAACTCTTGAATCAACTGAAAATTCAAGCCTATGAGCCCAGCACAGGGCAGGGATTTATCCGCCATTTGGTCATCCGTCAAAGCAAAAAAACGGGTGAAATCTTGCTGGGATTGGTCTGTGGACAGTGGGAAACACCCGGACTCAATACACTGGTTGAAAGCCTGACTCAAAAACTTCCCCATCTGGTAGGCATTGTGCAGAATCTGAACCAGGATCCTGGCAACCGTATTTTAGGCAAAGAACAACGCATACTTTGGGGAAATGAAACTTTAAATGAAGTCTTGGGTGATTTTAAATTTCAAATCTCGCTGCCCTCTTTTTTCCAGGTCAATCCTGAGCAAACAGAGGTTCTCTATAATACCGTCAAAAAAATGGCCGATTTAAAGGGTTCAGAAACTCTTCTGGATGCCTTCGCGGGAGCAGGCACGATTGGCCTGTGGCTTTCTCAAAATTGCAAACAGGTCATTTGTATCGAATCTTTGCCCGAAGCGATCGCAGACGGGAAACGCAATGCCGCTCTCAACGAAGTCTCAAATTTGGAATTTATTTCGGGCAAAGTTGAAAATCTGATCGCTCAAATCCTGAAAAAACAACCCCTTGATTTGGTGATTCTCGATCCCCCCCGCAAAGGCTGTGCGCCTGAAGTTCTGCATGCCTTAATGGAAACAGAAATTTCCCGCCTGATCTATGTATCCTGCAATCCAGCCACCTTGGCCCGCGATCTGGAAATGCTTTCGAGCAACTATCAGATTACTGAAATTCAACCTGTGGATATGTTCCCCCATACGCACCATCTGGAAACCGTCGTTCACCTGATTAGAAAGCAAGACGTGCAGCCTGAAGCGGCTGAACAGAACTGA
- a CDS encoding D-glycerate dehydrogenase, with the protein MFRVGITRPLEAGAWDAYLATDWELENLNKPSQEQLQAAMRHCDGLVTMLTDRIDQDLLLSARGGPLKIIANHAVGIENIDLKTAAELGIAVTNTPGVLTHATAEFALSLLLNLLRRISEGERLIRSGQWTGWEPTQLLGSSLKGKKLGILGAGRIGQAFGHMAYALGAELAYTSRIRKPEFEQKTQAHWLDFSDLLAWSEILSLHLPGGPATRHLLNADTLSHLQPGTLLINTGRGTSIDERALAEALQSGHLGGAALDVYEQEPAIPSELLACPNLILAPHLGSATIETRRAMALRCLENLKAVFAGQPAPNQVEWPQS; encoded by the coding sequence ATGTTTCGCGTAGGCATAACCCGGCCTCTCGAAGCAGGGGCCTGGGATGCTTATTTAGCGACAGATTGGGAACTGGAAAACCTCAATAAACCCTCCCAGGAGCAACTCCAGGCAGCCATGCGACATTGCGATGGTTTGGTTACCATGCTGACCGATCGAATCGATCAGGATCTGCTGCTCAGCGCCAGGGGAGGCCCGCTTAAAATCATTGCCAATCACGCGGTCGGAATTGAAAATATTGATTTAAAAACCGCTGCTGAGTTGGGAATTGCAGTTACCAATACCCCAGGGGTACTCACCCATGCCACAGCCGAGTTTGCCCTCAGTCTCCTGCTGAACCTGTTGCGACGCATAAGTGAGGGAGAGCGCCTGATCCGTTCAGGTCAATGGACAGGATGGGAACCGACACAATTATTGGGAAGTTCTCTCAAAGGCAAAAAATTGGGAATTTTGGGAGCAGGCCGAATTGGCCAGGCTTTTGGCCATATGGCCTATGCCTTGGGCGCAGAATTGGCCTATACCAGCCGTATTCGCAAACCCGAATTTGAACAGAAAACCCAAGCCCATTGGTTGGACTTTTCTGATCTTCTGGCCTGGAGTGAAATTCTCTCGCTTCATTTGCCTGGGGGCCCTGCCACCCGGCATTTGCTCAATGCAGACACCCTTTCCCATCTGCAGCCTGGAACCCTTTTGATCAATACGGGCAGAGGCACCAGTATCGATGAGCGTGCCCTGGCAGAGGCACTTCAATCCGGTCATTTGGGCGGAGCCGCCTTGGATGTTTACGAACAGGAACCAGCCATTCCTTCAGAACTCTTGGCGTGCCCCAACTTGATTCTCGCCCCCCATTTGGGCTCAGCCACGATTGAGACGCGTCGGGCCATGGCTCTTCGCTGTTTAGAAAACCTCAAAGCCGTCTTTGCGGGTCAACCCGCACCCAATCAGGTCGAGTGGCCCCAATCCTGA
- a CDS encoding DNA alkylation repair protein: MKKIKQDHKSMETPLLPLQVELRNMANASRAEQSQRYFKTGPGEYGEGDLFIGLTMPQQRTLAKKYVRSPLSELSTLVNSLWHEERMIGFLILLFKYQKSKTEESQVPLIDFLITHRKQLNHWDLVDVIIPGTLGDWLIKKTDQQQLLFKWIFSKNLWERRIAMLATAPLIKQGEFTQTLSLCEIQLNLKAPIHDLMQKASGWMLREIGKKNRACLEQFLDLWATQMPRTMLRYAIEKLPESQRQMYLSRK, from the coding sequence ATGAAAAAAATCAAACAGGATCACAAAAGCATGGAAACACCACTCCTGCCACTTCAAGTGGAGTTACGAAATATGGCTAACGCATCACGTGCAGAACAATCCCAGCGCTATTTCAAAACCGGCCCAGGGGAATATGGCGAAGGGGATCTTTTTATCGGATTGACAATGCCACAACAAAGAACGCTCGCCAAAAAATATGTCCGCTCTCCGCTAAGCGAACTCTCGACCTTGGTCAACAGCCTGTGGCATGAGGAACGCATGATTGGTTTTTTAATTCTTCTCTTCAAGTATCAAAAATCCAAGACAGAGGAGAGCCAGGTGCCGCTGATCGATTTTTTAATCACCCACCGCAAACAACTGAATCATTGGGATCTTGTCGATGTGATTATTCCGGGTACATTGGGGGATTGGCTTATAAAAAAAACGGATCAACAGCAGTTACTGTTCAAATGGATTTTTTCAAAAAACCTATGGGAGAGGCGGATTGCCATGCTTGCAACGGCCCCCCTGATTAAACAGGGAGAATTCACACAAACACTTTCACTTTGCGAAATACAACTCAATTTAAAGGCGCCTATTCACGATTTAATGCAAAAAGCAAGTGGATGGATGTTGCGGGAAATTGGGAAAAAAAATCGTGCCTGCTTAGAGCAATTTTTAGATCTGTGGGCAACACAGATGCCAAGAACCATGTTGCGCTATGCAATTGAAAAACTACCGGAATCACAAAGGCAGATGTATCTGAGCCGAAAATAA
- the rpsF gene encoding 30S ribosomal protein S6, with translation MQRPYEVMYILDSRLDDENQKKINTRVNETIAKIGGKVEKSESLGRKKLAYPIQKQNDGLYMLTHFEADTQSLDELQRVMGITDGLLRHLIIRRDEP, from the coding sequence ATGCAAAGACCCTATGAAGTAATGTATATTCTGGATTCTCGTCTTGATGATGAAAACCAGAAGAAGATCAATACACGCGTCAACGAAACCATCGCCAAAATCGGTGGCAAAGTTGAAAAATCCGAGTCTCTTGGTCGCAAAAAGCTGGCATATCCCATTCAGAAGCAGAATGATGGACTCTATATGCTGACTCATTTTGAGGCCGATACCCAATCGCTGGATGAACTGCAGCGGGTTATGGGGATTACGGATGGATTACTCCGGCATCTGATCATCCGTCGCGATGAGCCTTAA
- the rpsR gene encoding 30S ribosomal protein S18, which translates to MSRPYDERPVNSSSEGAEAPAERPARAPRSYGDRPSYQGGGDRPPYQGGGDRPPYQGGGDRPPYQGGGDRPPYQGGGDRPPYQGGGDRPPYQGGGDRPSYGGGGRRFGGPGQGGNSRFGGRGGGPRRRRQKISKFDEWGIDNIDYKDVERLKEFLSEHAKILSRRVTGSRAKHQRRLTRAIKRARFMALLPYVGKIEKHR; encoded by the coding sequence ATGAGCAGACCCTATGATGAAAGACCCGTAAACAGCTCCTCTGAAGGCGCTGAAGCACCCGCAGAACGTCCTGCGCGCGCTCCCCGTTCTTATGGCGATCGCCCTTCTTACCAAGGCGGTGGAGATCGTCCTCCTTACCAAGGTGGCGGAGATCGTCCTCCTTACCAAGGTGGTGGAGATCGTCCTCCTTACCAAGGCGGCGGAGATCGCCCTCCTTACCAAGGTGGTGGAGATCGTCCTCCTTACCAAGGTGGCGGAGATCGTCCTCCTTACCAAGGTGGTGGAGATCGTCCCTCCTATGGTGGCGGTGGTCGTCGCTTTGGCGGACCTGGTCAAGGTGGCAACAGCCGCTTTGGTGGCCGCGGAGGTGGTCCCCGTCGTCGTCGTCAGAAAATTTCTAAGTTCGACGAATGGGGCATTGATAATATCGATTATAAAGATGTAGAGCGTTTGAAAGAATTTTTGAGCGAACACGCCAAGATTCTTTCCCGCCGTGTGACTGGCAGCCGTGCCAAGCACCAACGTCGTTTGACCCGTGCGATCAAACGTGCTCGTTTTATGGCGCTTCTGCCCTATGTCGGCAAAATTGAAAAACACAGATAA